One Streptomyces fagopyri DNA window includes the following coding sequences:
- a CDS encoding TetR/AcrR family transcriptional regulator yields MHIQDSHWSSASAIASGGTVGAAAGGNGRGPGDGSRTAPLRVDAQRNLEHVLRAAREVFGELGYGAPMEDVARRARVGVGTVYRRFPSKDVLVRRIAEEETSRLTDQARTALGQEDEPWSALSRFLRTSVASGAGRLLPPQILRVGVAEDGPAAGEARVPQQRSQLGAELRLVEQRSTTEDVVDDAGAAALLDVVGRLVDRARAAGELRADVTVADVLLVIATAAPSLPDAAQQAAASARLLDILLEGLRSRPA; encoded by the coding sequence ATGCACATTCAGGACTCTCATTGGTCTTCCGCGTCTGCCATCGCATCCGGTGGCACGGTCGGCGCGGCAGCGGGCGGCAACGGCCGTGGTCCGGGAGACGGATCACGCACCGCGCCGCTGCGCGTGGACGCACAGCGCAATCTGGAACACGTACTGCGCGCGGCGCGCGAGGTCTTCGGCGAGCTGGGATACGGCGCGCCGATGGAGGACGTCGCGCGGCGCGCCCGGGTCGGTGTCGGCACGGTCTACCGGCGCTTCCCGAGCAAGGACGTCCTGGTGCGCCGGATAGCCGAGGAGGAGACCTCGCGGCTGACCGACCAGGCCCGCACGGCGCTCGGTCAGGAGGACGAACCGTGGTCGGCGCTCTCGCGCTTCCTGCGGACGTCGGTGGCTTCGGGCGCGGGACGGTTGCTGCCGCCGCAGATCCTGCGGGTCGGTGTCGCGGAGGACGGCCCCGCCGCGGGCGAGGCACGGGTGCCGCAGCAGCGCTCCCAACTCGGCGCCGAACTGCGGCTCGTCGAGCAGCGGTCCACGACCGAGGACGTGGTCGACGACGCCGGTGCGGCCGCGCTGCTCGACGTGGTGGGCCGGCTGGTGGACCGGGCGCGGGCGGCGGGCGAGCTGCGCGCGGACGTGACCGTGGCGGACGTACTGCTGGTGATCGCCACGGCGGCGCCCTCGCTGCCGGACGCCGCCCAGCAGGCCGCGGCCTCGGCCCGGTTGCTCGACATCCTGCTGGAGGGACTGCGCTCGCGCCCGGCGTGA
- a CDS encoding sigma-70 family RNA polymerase sigma factor produces MSVDGRDESLGDGGAEAGGLPSQQVPSQGGPPGDDLGPAGPPRPSGIPNPSGAPVLPGHSGTSQGVTGDPSVPAQRDRFDPRDVSGVLPPPVELPPSDADLIGRMRSGDDTAYEALYRRHAEAVRRYARTCCRDAHTADDLTAEVFARVLQAVRGGHGPEHAVRAYLLTTVRRVAAHWTKSAKREQLVDDFAVFAAQAVRGAEVSDGDTLELGADARAMHEAEQSMAMQAFRSLPERWQAVLWHTEVEDESPSEVATLFGLDANGTRVLASRAREGLKQAYLQAHVSATLTRDEECARYADRLGAYARGGLRTRAERGLRKHLEECAKCRLAAGQIKEVAGGIPAVVPVAVIGWFGAAGYAKAVALIAGGAGAGAAGAAAAAGGSGGAGAGGGAAVSEGLGAPVKAGIAAGVVAVAAAAVALALVGDGTGARKPEARPAASPAVEAPPRTPELPPSKRPAPQQPVAVAAPARTPTPTPTPPKPAPKPAPEPSPAPTKAKPDPTPGPTSPPAPPPDPAPSPTPAPTPVVYRWNELRYGITGDHTRPEMRLGESSWVWQRWGMSISDQRYAHGVTVHGASSVTIDLNRDCSAYEARVGVDDLTMGLGHVRFSVYADGARLWRSPPVGGGDHAIPVRVNLTGRKTIRLVVEPRTPFDSVALADWADSEFECQ; encoded by the coding sequence ATGAGCGTTGACGGGCGGGACGAGTCACTCGGTGACGGCGGCGCGGAGGCGGGCGGCCTGCCCTCGCAGCAGGTCCCCAGTCAGGGCGGACCCCCGGGAGACGACCTGGGACCCGCCGGCCCCCCGAGGCCCTCCGGCATCCCGAACCCGTCCGGCGCCCCGGTGCTCCCGGGCCACTCCGGCACCTCCCAGGGCGTCACCGGCGATCCCAGCGTCCCGGCGCAGCGCGACCGGTTCGACCCCCGGGACGTCAGCGGTGTGCTGCCGCCCCCGGTCGAACTGCCCCCGTCCGACGCCGATCTGATCGGGCGCATGCGCTCCGGCGACGACACGGCGTACGAGGCGCTGTACCGCCGTCACGCGGAGGCCGTCCGCCGCTACGCCCGTACCTGCTGCCGGGACGCGCACACCGCGGACGACCTGACCGCCGAGGTGTTCGCCCGCGTGCTCCAGGCGGTGCGCGGCGGTCACGGCCCCGAGCACGCCGTACGCGCGTATCTGCTGACCACGGTCCGCCGGGTCGCCGCGCACTGGACGAAGTCCGCGAAACGGGAGCAACTGGTCGACGACTTCGCGGTGTTCGCGGCGCAGGCCGTACGCGGCGCGGAGGTCTCCGACGGCGACACACTCGAACTCGGCGCGGACGCGCGCGCGATGCACGAGGCCGAGCAGTCGATGGCCATGCAGGCCTTCCGCTCGCTGCCGGAACGGTGGCAGGCGGTGCTGTGGCACACGGAGGTCGAGGACGAGTCGCCGAGCGAGGTCGCCACGCTCTTCGGGCTGGACGCCAACGGCACCCGCGTCCTCGCCAGCCGCGCCCGGGAAGGACTCAAGCAGGCCTACCTCCAGGCGCACGTGAGCGCCACGCTCACCCGGGACGAGGAGTGCGCGCGTTACGCCGACCGGCTCGGCGCCTACGCCCGCGGCGGGCTGCGCACCCGGGCCGAGCGCGGGCTGCGCAAGCACCTGGAGGAGTGCGCCAAGTGCCGGCTGGCCGCCGGCCAGATCAAGGAGGTCGCCGGCGGCATCCCCGCGGTCGTGCCGGTCGCGGTCATCGGCTGGTTCGGCGCCGCCGGGTACGCGAAGGCCGTCGCGCTCATCGCCGGTGGTGCCGGAGCGGGCGCGGCGGGAGCGGCCGCCGCGGCAGGCGGCTCCGGTGGAGCGGGCGCGGGTGGCGGCGCGGCGGTCTCCGAGGGACTCGGGGCGCCGGTCAAGGCCGGGATCGCGGCGGGCGTCGTCGCGGTGGCCGCCGCGGCGGTCGCACTCGCCCTGGTGGGCGACGGGACCGGCGCCAGGAAACCCGAGGCCAGGCCCGCCGCCTCGCCCGCGGTCGAAGCTCCGCCGCGGACACCGGAGCTCCCGCCGTCGAAGCGGCCCGCGCCGCAGCAGCCGGTGGCGGTCGCCGCGCCCGCCCGCACCCCTACCCCTACCCCCACCCCGCCGAAGCCCGCCCCGAAGCCCGCGCCCGAGCCGTCCCCCGCCCCCACGAAGGCGAAGCCGGACCCCACGCCCGGCCCCACATCGCCGCCGGCCCCGCCGCCGGACCCGGCGCCCAGCCCGACGCCGGCGCCCACGCCGGTCGTCTACCGGTGGAACGAGCTGCGCTACGGCATCACCGGCGACCACACCCGGCCCGAGATGAGGCTCGGCGAGAGCAGCTGGGTCTGGCAGCGATGGGGGATGTCGATCTCGGACCAGCGGTACGCGCACGGGGTGACCGTCCACGGCGCGTCCTCCGTCACCATCGACCTCAACCGCGACTGCTCGGCGTACGAGGCCCGGGTCGGCGTCGACGACCTGACGATGGGCCTCGGCCACGTCCGCTTCTCCGTCTACGCCGACGGAGCACGCCTGTGGCGGTCGCCGCCGGTCGGGGGCGGGGACCACGCGATCCCCGTAAGGGTGAATCTCACGGGCCGGAAGACGATCCGGCTCGTCGTCGAACCGCGCACACCGTTCGACTCGGTGGCACTGGCGGACTGGGCGGACTCGGAGTTCGAGTGCCAGTGA